The following are encoded in a window of Anopheles stephensi strain Indian chromosome X, UCI_ANSTEP_V1.0, whole genome shotgun sequence genomic DNA:
- the LOC118511164 gene encoding nuclear factor of activated T-cells 5-like isoform X3: MVSTSASPLSQSLSPATGSPSSPSSIPSPVTLATATLANCTGRQAGTGGAPRTSSNRASSNAPGPGPFRPAAGNDGSCVPTGTPTLTSSRDGKIQLQIVTQPEQQHRARYQTEGSRGAVKDRSGNGFPVVRLVGYNKPTALQVYIGSDVGRPSPHIFYQACKVSGKNSTPCVERNLNGTKYIEIQLKPENNMTVTCDCVGILKERNVDVEYRFPDQTASRTKKKSTRCRMVFRTTIVGDDGTTELLQVPSQQIICTQPPGVPEILKKSLTSCPVEGGLEMFIIGKNFLKDTRVVFQRSKQVLTHTGYARTAMQNTTAWEQSVIPDKEHLNQVHLICVVPPYERQDITEPVTIKMYIVSSGKKSETHDFVYTPKGDHTTLSAATVSAPARRTRINTVGQQLQRQQQLQQPQQQSQPATHNYISELAAAAIGNGSGMENSTTGANADTALAVANANAAINAIAATVVASSAMGELPGPNGTAGRFVCNGNRTEAVSPFDDSTVCTNRPMFLRTSTTLEIAAKGMMPPPINLLQPISGASAASIIQPQCHSGLTIGGANERAYAVSLSSPQPTDVFKPELVEPECSRSDMVEEDSLDQFPASAENSLDGIMFGPVPNEASILYRRRSVRQPSMEMEDSSSNMSLLANDSRMMDAPPAGGASGGSAGGGGTSSSGSLSIGSHFDTLLNMVSIASYCGNGGNVSIAPMETNYMGSESLDANKTPLPLETEMKNVLKTEPLAQSDSPVNMQLSQLMAVSCNNAIAKQIEAECLLQQQQQQQQQQQQQQQQQQQQQQQQQQQQQHHQQQQQHQQQQHVQHQQQQQQQQQQQQQQQQQQQQQQQATLLELSNLTVPTDVATVQNILQQQDVLLASAGATTTAATTLLQQQQHQQEQHLHQQQQEQHHQQQLQQQQQQQQQQQQLQQQIQQQQQQQHQQQQQHQQQQQQQQQQQQQQHQLQQQQQQQLQQLQQQQQQQQQQQQMQQQQLQQQEQLHHHLQQLQQQQQQQQQQIPAEKMDVGMVASTVVGLLMDTTQLVQQPMDTSAPLSAATVMGAMGVQLGGGGVVVGPGTGELPPVSNVSSVESRRIEVQSSDATSIAMDSIGLNPAQVSLAEESRVLASELTAMSETELMNYICPSAFDSV, encoded by the exons ATGGTGTCCACATCGGCGTCTCCACTGTCTCAGTCTCTATCACCCGCGACGGGTTCGCCCTCCTCACCGTCATCAATTCCATCACCAGTAACGCTTGCCACGGCCACACTGGCGAACTGCACCGGTCGGCAAGCTGGCACGGGCGGTGCACCACGAACCAGCAGCAATCGAGCATCGTCCAACGCACCCGGACCGGGACCATTTCGTCCGGCGGCCGGTAACGATGGAAGCTGCGTACCGACCGGTACGCCAACACTCACCAGCTCGCGGGATGGGAAGATACAGCTGCAGATTGTAACGCAACCGGAACAGCAGCATCGGGCCCGCTATCAGACCGAAGGGTCCCGCGGTGCGGTTAAAGATCGTAGCGGAAATGGATTCCCGGTGGTGCGGCTTGTCGGCTACAACAAACCAACGGCACTGCAGGTGTACATCGGTTCCGATGTGGGACGGCCCTCGCCCCACATCTTCTACCAGGCGTGCAAGGTGTCGGGCAAGAACTCGACTCCGTGCGTCGAGCGCAATCTCAACGGTACGAAATACATCGAGATACAGCTGAAGCCGGAAAACAACATGACGGTGACGTGCGACTGCGTGGGCATACTGAAGGAGCGCAATGTGGACGTCGAGTACCGGTTTCCGGACCAGACAGCATCACGCACAAAGAAAAAGTCCACACGGTGCCGGATGGTGTTCCGCACCACCATTGTCGGGGACGACGGTACGACGGAACTGTTACAGGTGCCATCGCAGCAAATCATCTGCA CGCAACCACCGGGCGTACCGgagatattgaaaaaatcatTAACGTCCTGCCCGGTGGAGGGCGGACTGGAGATGTTTATAATCGGCAAAAACTTCCTCAAGGATACGCGCGTTGTCTTCCAGCGTTCGAAGCAGGTACTAACGCACACGGGATATGCACGCACGGCTATGCAGAATACGACCGCCTGGGAGCAATCAGTCATCCCCGATAAGGAGCATTTGAATCAG GTACATCTCATATGTGTTGTGCCACCGTACGAACGGCAGGACATTACCGAACCCGTCACAATCAAAATGTATATCGTTTCGAGTGGCAAAAAGAGCGAAACGCATGACTTTGTCTACACACCGAAAGGTGACCATACGACGCTCAGTGCGGCAACCGTATCAGCACCAGCACGTCGCACCAGAATCAATACCGTCGGTCAACAACTGCAACGACAGCAACAGCTGCAACAACCCCAGCAACAATCCCAACCGGCAACGCACAACTACATTAGTGAGCTTGCTGCAGCCGCCATTGGCAATGGGTCCGGGATGGAAAATAGTACCACGGGCGCCAACGCGGACACTGCCCTAGCGGTTGCGAATGCTAATGCCGCGATTAATGCGATTGCGGCCACGGTCGTCGCGTCGTCTGCCATGGGCGAACTGCCGGGGCCGAATGGAACTGCTGGACGTTTTGTCTGCAACGGAAATCGTACCGAAG CAGTGTCACCGTTCGACGACTCGACTGTTTGCACCAATCGGCCAATGTTTTTGAGAACATCCACAACGCTCGAAATCGCTGCCAAGGGCATGATGCCGCCACCGATCAATCTGCTACAACCAATCAGTGGAGCAAGTGCTGCCAGTATTATACAACCACAGTGCCATTCGGGGCTTACGATCGGCGGTGCCAACGAGCGGGCGTACGCGGTATCGCTATCCTCACCTCAACCGACGGACGTATTCAAACCGGAACTGGTCGAACCAGAATGTAGCCGCAGCGATATGGTTGAGGAGGACTCGCTGGATCAGTTTCCTGCCTCGGCAGAAAATTCACTGGACGGCATCATGTTTGGACCGGTGCCGAACGAAGCGAGCATTTTGTACCGGCGGCGAAGCGTCCGGCAACCGAGCATGGAAATGGAGGACAGCTCGTCCAACATGTCGCTGCTGGCCAACGATAGTCGCATGATGGATGCACCACCGGCGGGTGGAGCAAGTGGTGGATCAGCTGGTGGCGGAGGAACTAGTAGTAGTGGCTCACTCTCGATCGGTTCACACTTCGATACGTTGCTAAACATGGTATCGATCGCATCGTACTGTGGAAATGGTGGTAACGTATCTATTGCACCGATGGAAACCAACTACATGGGCAGTGAGTCGTTGgacgcaaacaaaacacctcTGCCGCTGGAAACAGAGATGAAGAATGTGTTAAAGACCGAACCGCTAGCACAGTCGGACTCGCCAGTCAATATGCAGCTGAGTCAGTTGATGGCGGTATCATGCAATAATGCTATTGCTAAACAGATTGAGGCTGAATGTCTcctacaacagcagcagcagcagcagcagcagcaacaacaacaacaacaacaacaacagcaacagcaacaacagcaacagcaacaacaacaacaccaccaacaacagcaacaacaccaacaacaacaacacgttcaacaccaacagcagcaacagcagcaacaacaacagcaacagcagcaacaacaacagcagcaacaacaacagcaagctACACTTTTAGAATTATCGAACCTTACAGTTCCGACTGATGTTGCAACGGTGCAAAACATATTACAGCAGCAGGATGTCCTGTTAGCCTCTGCCGGTGCGACTACTACAGCAGCCACAACAttgctacagcagcagcagcatcaacaagaacaacatcttcatcagcaacaacaggagcaacaccatcagcagcaattgcaacagcagcagcaacaacaacaacagcaacaacaactacaacaacagattcaacagcaacagcagcagcaacatcaacagcagcagcaacatcaacagcagcagcaacaacagcagcagcagcagcagcagcaacatcaactacaacagcagcagcaacagcaattaCAGCAGctccaacaacagcaacagcagcaacaacaacagcaacaaatgcagcagcaacaactgcAACAGCAAGAACAGTTGCACCATCATCTGCAACAacttcaacagcagcaacagcagcaacagcaacagataCCAGCAGAAAAAATGGACGTCGGTATGGTTGCCAGTACGGTTGTTGGCCTGCTAATGGACACCACCCAGCTAGTCCAGCAACCGATGGATACATCTGCCCCATTATCCGCTGCCACCGTTATGGGTGCGATGGGTGTGCAGTTGGGCGGCGGCGGTGTGGTTGTCGGCCCCGGAACGGGTGAGCTACCGCCGGTAAGCAACGTCAGCTCGGTCGAGTCGCGACGTATCGAGGTGCAGAGCAGCGATGCCACATCGATTGCAATGGATTCGATCGGGCTCAATCCAGCACAGGTATCGCTAGCGGAAGAATCCCGCGTACTAGCGTCGGAATTGACCGCGATGTCCGAAACGGAGCTGATGAACTACATCTGTCCGAGTGCATTCGATTCCG TGTAA
- the LOC118511258 gene encoding nose resistant to fluoxetine protein 6-like, with translation MHPAHIHPHTTHSLAMLLWWFWLFGGLVPHVLAQADQRPSIDIIGSIVDNLQSLDIRQLRNETQCDRQLLALVAGIQAKEFWTVKLLDSWGKWPAGIFSGNLYELGHYDQCADFQHVHSTSLIDTIEGRYCLMTVPLQNLLPSKQPAPSQPVQRIMPGSSGDVWAARLGVCIPAACTAERFQELLNTVVPNLPPVTLTCNAIPSSLGTAQWVTISFFGVIVLLAVASTLYEAVTLCRRRTPHRNLAIFSLYCNARKLLATHQRSQLASAVKSSTIDCINGIRVLSMVWVVFSHNYVRIAMQPITNSHVILTWLESYHSVLVIASTVSVDSFFLLSGLLTCWSILNALDKSGRLNLPVMYLHRYLRLTPALAALVLFSATLMKYVGSGPFWDGAMRLTVDSCQKYWWSSLLYVQNYVNPQEVCLGHTWYLSVDMQLYLVAPLIIYPLWRWGRRMLLVIVALIVGSMVTVFALFFVYHLRLSFLAVDEERLRHVYTYYPTHTRAGAWLVGVIYGYVLQRTKKHYVLLPRWFIALGWTLTASAILAILFGDHPIQQPDYENLPQAADAIYESLSRVVWATAIGWIVFACVNGYGGAINDFLGATFWQPLGRLSYAIYLLHFPIQMMMAGSSRLPYYFTDLLAAYQFWGDIGFTLTLSLVWTLLFESPIIGLERILFGRARKASKTTPEKDTHSTENNGSERVIPKSLSLTIQTARI, from the exons ATGCATcctgcacacatacacccacacacaacacataGCTTAGCCATGTTGCTCTGGTGGTTTTGGCTGTTTGGCGGTTTGGTACCGCACGTGCTCGCGCAAGCCGATCAACGCCCATCAATCGATATTATCGGCAGCATCGTGGATAACCTGCAATCACTCGACATCCGTCAGCTGCGCAACGAAACCCAGTGCGATCGGCAGCTGCTAGCACTGGTCGCTGGCATACAGGCGAAAGAGTTTTGGACAGTGAAAT TGCTTGACTCCTGGGGCAAATGGCCGGCCGGTATATTCTCGGGCAATCTGTACGAACTTGGACACTACGACCAGTGTGCCGATTTCCAACATGTTCATAGTACATCCTTGATAGATACGATCGAGGGCCGTTACTGCTTGATGACTGTACCGCTCCAGAACTTATTACCCTCGAAACAACCTGCGCCATCTCAGCCAGTGCAACGTATCATGCCCGGCTCGTCCGGAGATGTATGGGCCGCCCGGCTTGGTGTTTGCATTCCGGCGGCCTGCACTGCCGAACGCTTCCAAGAGCTGCTCAACACTGTTGTCCCCAATCTACCACCTGTAACGCTTACCTGTAACGCTATTCCATCTTCACTCGGCACTGCACAGTGGGTAACGAT TTCCTTTTTCGGTGTAATTGTTCTCTTAGCGGTTGCGAGCACACTGTACGAAGCGGTCACTCTGTGCCGGAGACGGACGCCACACCGAAATCTGGCAATCTTTTCACTCTACTGCAATGCAAGGAAACTGTTGGCGACGCACCAACGGAGCCAGCTAGCGTCGGCCGTCAAGTCAAGCACAATCGACTGCATCAATGGTATACGGGTGCTATCGATGGTGTGGGTTGTGTTTAGCCACAACTACGTCCGTATCGCCATGCAGCCCATCACCAACTCGCACGTCATACTGACC TGGCTAGAGTCGTACCATAGTGTACTCGTCATCGCGTCTACCGTGTCCGTAGATTCCTTTTTCCTGCTGAGCGGTTTGCTCACCTGCTGGAGCATCCTGAACGCGCTGGACAAATCTGGCCGACTCAACCTACCCGTCATGTATCTGCATCGCTACCTCCGTCTCACACCCGCATTGGCCGCCCTCGTACTCTTCTCGGCCACGCTCATGAAGTACGTCGGGTCCGGTCCATTTTGGGACGGCGCCATGAGACTTACGGTAGACTCCTGCCAGAAGTACTGGTGGTCATCACTACTGTACGTACAGAACTACGTGAATCCACAGGAGGTGTGTCTCGGCCACACCTGGTACCTTTCCGTCGATATGCAGCTCTACCTCGTCGCACCACTCATCATCTATCCACTGTGGCGTTGGGGTCGACGAATGCTGCTCGTGATTGTGGCACTCATCGTCGGTTCCATGGTTACGGTGTTTGCACTGTTCTTTGTTTACCATCTGCGACTGTCCTTTCTGGCGGTGGACGAGGAACGGTTACGGCACGTGTACACCTACTACccaacacacacgcgtgcCGGTGCGTGGCTGGTGGGCGTGATCTACGGATACGTTCTACAGCGCACTAAGAAACACTACGTCCTACTACCGCGCTGGTTTATAGCGCTCGGTTGGACACTCACAGCGTCTGCCATATTGGCGATACTGTTCGGGGATCACCCGATCCAGCAGCCAGATTACGAGAACCTACCACAGGCCGCGGATGCCATCTACGAGTCGCTCAGCCGGGTCGTTTGGGCTACGGCAATCGGATGGATAGTGTTCGCGTGCGTCAACGGATACGGTGGAGCAATTAATGACTTCCTCGGTGCCACTTTCTGGCAACCGCTAGGGCGTCTATCGTACGCAATCTATCTGCTACATTTCCCGATCCAAATGATGATGGCCGGATCTTCCCGGTTGCCCTACTACTTTACCGATCTGCTAGCTGCGTATCAGTTTTGGGGCGACATCGGTTTTACGCTGACGCTTTCACTCGTCTGGACGCTGCTGTTCGAGTCGCCAATTATCGGACTGGAACGAATACTATTTGGGCGTGCTCGGAAAGCATCAAAAA cCACACCTGAAAAGGATACACACAGCACAGAAAACAATGGCAGCGAACGAGTGATACCGAAATCTCTCTCACTAACCATTCAAACTGCACGTATTTAA
- the LOC118511285 gene encoding GATA zinc finger domain-containing protein 1-like gives MAPKNKKCSLCGTNVSSKWVTLDRRALCDDCYDLQCNPPLEPLQEASESDAAGPSGHAYKTETFISSVSVTSNPADDAVFAKPAFIPKPNKVGKRAETQQVRNVLKKPIRSKPRKVGMKLKFTDETTRPKSVPKLFHNNFWYEIGDIVSLIDMQENTYYAQIRGLVADVFNEKSAVLTWLIPTDASPPPNEGFDPATYHIGPDEDELRDLDQMRFVMHAPNGYFFNRQHPFPRPNVYGPVKRDGRSTEVPEYEWTNICHLHYGERSAH, from the exons ATGGCAccgaagaataaaaaatgctCTCTATGCGGAACGAACGTGTCGTCGAAATGGGTAACGCTCGATAGAAGAGCGTTATGTGACGATTGCTATGACCTTCAGTGCAATCCACCGTTGGAACCGCTACAGGAAGCGTCGGAATCAGATGCGGCCGGTCCGAGCGGTCATGCATACAAGACGGAAACTTTCATCTCCAGCGTATCAGTAACGAGCAATCCGGCCGATGATGCGGTGTTTGCGAAACCAGCATTCATACCCAAACCGAACAAGGTCGGCAAACGGGCCGAGACGCAACAGGTACGCAACGTGCTCAAGAAACCGATCCGCAGCAAGCCAAGAAAGGTGGGCATGAAGCTCAAATTTACCGACGAGACAACGCGCCCGAAATCGGTTCCAAAGCTGTTTCACAAt AACTTCTGGTATGAGATTGGTGATATTGTGTCGCTAATCGATATGCAGGAAAACACATACTACGCACAAATTCGTGGCCTCGTTGCGGACGTGTTTAATGAGAAAAGTGCCGTGCTGACGTGGTTGATCCCGACAGATGCAAGCCCACCACCGAACGAAGGTTTCGATCCGGCCACGTACCACATCGGACCGGACGAGGATGAGCTGCGGGATTTGGACCAGATGCGTTTCGTTATGCATGCACCGAACGGGTATTTCTTCAACCGCCAGCATCCCTTCCCACGGCCAAACGTGTACGGACCGGTGAAACGAGATGGGCGGTCGACGGAGGTGCCGGAGTACGAGTGGACAAACATATGTCATCTGCACTACGGTGAACGTTCGGCACATTGA
- the LOC118511252 gene encoding uncharacterized protein DDB_G0290301-like encodes MQRSSSLYVTPNCGGSSVTIPPLLTNLSSNLDQHHHHHHHHHQQQQQQHQHYSVVTPIDTITLEANLHSPTSGRGSLKRKLPISELEDHFPVSVTVAPYATLPDTVTVNGPLVTKQRKDIDTGAGIGVELHEFPAFGQAFQGVSGIGQFYVIGPNDTNNNNPANALGDAHDPHHQQLATYIYDVPGEIDAGAEDAEVIPISEHHLTSTVLAPVVSDVVHHTNGIVLTDISSSTWTSTAELLDLDRKGSSTSTIPTNVHHHRYSIVSTEHHHHQQQQQQQQLHQQHQQNSHQQHHQQHHHHQQQHPHLTSHHHHQQQQQQQQQQQHHHHHHHQQLLHVPPMHTHHQPQQQSTTSSPSSPRPPPPPPPPPPPPAPTTSSANAEHVHTHRNNQDVNQQQQYSGGGGGPTGGNSSPYNGTNNQSSASNWSNSGEPCRSTSDGSSPRRSETTAATTTTTSATTTPASALTNGMKTPERLASQTPDTPEDCKNLSWLLNFKLDDIPNLSPRSNRKQRSKAFAAGTGPGTASQEGVGGVGGGGSGSLGGESGTVAIEEGDLNVGENVTIESSNGKSPKKPPFTYTELIEYALEEQGDLTVAAIYQWISDHFPYYKSHDDRWKNSVRHNLSINPHFRKGRKSSHGSGHLWTISSRNSEDNFLAWEHKKQRFEWFFKMEANARMREVGTNDTMTDAEVAAATASLAQYVPKSPTTGSPVNQCMETMNPATSEQHRQHLSHTMQQQQPHQQQQQHQQHQQHHHHHHPQQQITATYHEAQTLYADIITSAQFKVTARTEEIKHPDDDTFNGLRRGGDIQIDRPTQTIQTYEMLDSAEYNIADYLNPVPKEEIVQECGLRSVALDPAELGINIPSATGQDDDILFDDFNLNYFGNNIMT; translated from the exons ATGCAGCGTTCCAGCTCACTGTACGTGACTCCTAACTGCGGAGGGTCATCCGTAACAATTCCTCCGCTGCTAACCAACCTGAGCAGCAATCTGgaccagcaccatcaccatcatcaccaccaccaccagcagcagcaacaacaacaccaacattACAGCGTCGTCACACCAATCGATACGATTACGCTCGAAGCCAACCTCCACAGTCCTACCTCTGGGCGAGGTTCTCTGAAGCGCAAACTTCCCATCTCCGAGCTGGAGGATCATTTTCCTGTCTCGGTAACGGTGGCACCGTACGCAACCCTCCCGGACACCGTCACCGTCAATGGGCCGCTGGTGACGAAGCAGCGAAAGGACATCGACACTGGCGCCGGCATTGGTGTGGAACTGCACGAGTTCCCGGCGTTCGGACAAGCGTTCCAGGGTGTGTCTGGCATTGGGCAGTTCTACGTGATTGGTCCAAACGATACGAACAACAATAATCCAGCAAATGCGCTGGGTGATGCGCATGACCcgcaccaccaacagctaGCGACGTACATCTACGATGTGCCCGGTGAGATAGATGCTGGTGCAGAAGATGCGGAGGTCATACCGATCAGTGAGCATCATCTAACGTCCACCGTGCTGGCGCCGGTTGTTAGTGACGTGGTGCACCACACCAACGGTATCGTGCTGACCGACATAAGCTCATCTACCTGGACCAGTACGGCGGAATTGCTCGATTTGGACAGGAAAGGGTCGTCGACATCGACCATACCTACGAACGTGCATCACCATCGCTACTCTATCGTGAGTAccgagcatcatcatcaccagcagcagcagcagcagcagcagctacaccaacaacatcaacaaaacagccatcaacaacatcaccaacaacatcaccatcatcagcagcaacacccaCATCTTACCtcacaccatcaccatcagcagcagcagcagcagcagcagcagcaacaacaccatcatcaccaccaccaccagcaattGCTTCATGTACCGCCGATGCATACACACCATCAACCTCAGCAACAATCGACAACATCCTCCCCATCCTCTCCCAGAcctccaccacctcctccgcctcctccaccacctccaGCGCCAACCACATCCTCAGCAAATGCCGAACATGTGCACACACATCGCAACAATCAAGATGTgaatcaacagcagcagtacagcggtggtggtggtggtcctaCGGGTGGTAACAGTAGCCCGTACAATGGCACCAACAATCAGAGTTCGGCCAGCAACTGGTCGAATTCGGGTGAACCGTGTCGGTCCACGTCGGACGGCAGCAGTCCACGTCGTAGTGaaacgacggcggcgacgacgacgacgacgtccgCCACAACAACTCCTGCCAGCGCACTCACAAATGGTATGAAGACGCCTGAACGCTTAG CATCACAAACCCCAGACACACCAGAAGACTGCAAAAATCTGTCGTGGTTGCTCAACTTCAAGCTGGATGACATCCCGAACCTATCGCCTCGCTCCAATCGGAAGCAGCGTTCGAAAGCGTTTGCCGCCGGGACTGGACCGGGAACTGCGAGTCAGGAAGGTGTTGGCGGTGTTGGCGGTGGTGGGAGCGGTAGTTTGGGCGGCGAATCCGGCACCGTTGCTATCGAGGAAGGCGATCTGAACGTTGGGGAGAACGTTACGATCGAAAGCAGCAATGGCAAATC ACCAAAGAAGCCACCATTCACGTACACCGAGCTAATAGAGTACGCACTGGAGGAGCAGGGTGATCTAACAGTAGCCGCTATCTACCAGTGGATATC TGATCACTTCCCGTACTACAAATCGCATGACGACCGCTGGAAGAACTCCGTCCGCCATAACTTGTCGATTAATCCACACTTTCGCAAGGGTCGCAAATCGTCGCACGGTTCCGGCCACCTATGGACAATCTCTAGCCGCAACTCGGAGGACAATTTTCTCGCCTGGGAGCAT AAAAAGCAACGCTTTGAATGGTTTTTCAAGATGGAAGCGAATGCGCGTATGCGCGAGGTGGGGACGAACGATACGATGACGGATGCGGAGGTTGCAGCAGCGACAGCCAGTCTGGCACAGTACGTGCCCAAATCGCCAACCACAGGCTCACCGGTGAATCAG TGTATGGAAACAATGAATCCCGCTACGTCCGAACAACATCGTCAGCATCTGTCCCAcacgatgcagcagcagcaaccacatcaacagcagcaacaacatcagcagcatcaacagcatcaccatcaccatcatccacaGCAGCAGATAACTGCGACGTACCATGAGGCCCAAACACTGTACGCAGACATCATCACCAGTGCACAGTTTAAGGTGACAGCTAGGACGGAAGAGATCAAACATCCGGACGACGACACCTTCAACGGTTTGCGACGTGGAGGTGATATCCAGATAGATCGGCCAACGCAAACGATCCAGACGTACGAGATGCTAGATTCTG CGGAGTACAATATTGCCGACTACCTGAACCCGGTACCGAAGGAGGAAATCGTGCAGGAGTGTGGGCTGCGTTCGGTGGCACTCGATCCGGCCGAGCTCGGTATCAACATCCCGTCCGCCACCGGACAGGACGATGACATACTATTCGATGACTTCAATCTCAACTACTTCGGCAACAACATCATGACCTGA
- the LOC118511316 gene encoding peptidoglycan-recognition protein 2-like: protein MMVYWSISRYLLVVLCYFLSSSNVTMGQDDGSTVTAPEPVCPNMVKRTQWGANKSSNVTYQLKPVANVIVHHTTGERCTSVTTCKEMVRNIQTFHQTQNRWSDIGYNFLIGTGNIYEGIGWHRTGAHLRGYNDKSIGVAFLGNFDQDRPTARSLDLLARLLQCGVETGELADDYRLYGARQLQATNSPGKLLYAKLQTFDHWQEDV, encoded by the exons ATGATGGTGTACTGGAGCATCTCACGTTACCTGCTTGTTGTGCTGTGTTACTTTCTTTCATCTTCCAATG TAACGATGGGGCAGGATGATGGTTCTACGGTCACCGCACCAGAACCCGTGTGCCCGAACATGGTGAAGCGGACCCAGTGGGGAGCGAACAAATCGAGCAACGTCACGTACCAGCTGAAACCGGTTGCGAACGTCATCGTGCACCACACGACGGGCGAACGTTGCACCAGCGTAACGACCTGTAAAGAGATGGTGCGGAATATACAAACCTTCCACCAGACACAGAACCGCTGGAGTGACATCGGTTACAA CTTTCTGATCGGCACCGGTAACATATACGAGGGTATTGGTTGGCATCGGACCGGTGCGCACCTGCGGGGATACAACGACAAATCGATCGGTGTGGCCTTCCTCGGGAACTTCGACCAGGACCGACCGACGGCCCGTAGCCTCGACTTGCTCGCCCGGCTGCTGCAGTGTGGCGTCGAGACGGGTGAACTTGCTGACGACTATCGACTGTACGGTGCGCGCCAGCTCCAGGCCACCAACAGCCCGGGAAAACTGTTGTACGCCAAGCTGCAAACGTTTGACCACTGGCAGGAGGACGTATAG